Proteins encoded in a region of the Isosphaeraceae bacterium EP7 genome:
- a CDS encoding aspartate aminotransferase family protein, translated as MKNAESKALFAKNRRLIPGGVVSLNRLVEPEIAFVRGRGPRVWDADGNEYLDYHAGFAPYLLGHGHPEVQAAVVRSLEEGWTLMGSGTTPWEGRLAELLCESVASLDRVQITTTGSEATYHALRLSRAYTGRDHIVVMQGGYNGWHDEVACNVMTPLEKLGPHSAGEEYPFIPLSAGMPSHVPSRVHVIEFNDLEAVERCFRNFEVACLVTEPILQNIGIVKPQPGYLQGLRALCDRYGVVLVLDEVKTGFRHALGGYQSLAGVRPDLSTFGKAIANGYPMGAIGGKAEIMDLFNHPEADRRVLIAGTFNGHPTPVAAAIATMEILHRDQATLYPRLEALGARMQQGLEGLFARHGIPITVSRQGSAFCVYFMDHAPQNWFDLASNHDMARDVRYRKALIARGIYHFPLPTKQGSISTAHTEADIDSTLEATDAVLRDGI; from the coding sequence ATGAAAAATGCCGAATCCAAGGCCCTATTCGCCAAAAACCGACGCCTGATCCCGGGTGGCGTGGTCTCGCTCAACCGGCTGGTCGAGCCGGAGATCGCCTTCGTCCGAGGCCGAGGCCCACGGGTCTGGGACGCGGACGGCAACGAATATCTCGACTATCACGCCGGCTTCGCCCCTTACCTCCTCGGGCACGGCCATCCCGAGGTCCAGGCGGCCGTCGTCCGCTCGCTTGAGGAGGGATGGACCCTGATGGGGTCGGGCACGACACCCTGGGAAGGGCGTCTCGCCGAGCTCCTCTGCGAGTCTGTGGCTTCGCTCGACCGCGTGCAGATCACCACGACCGGTTCCGAGGCCACCTATCACGCCCTCAGGCTCTCCAGGGCCTATACGGGTCGCGACCACATCGTCGTGATGCAGGGCGGATATAACGGCTGGCACGACGAGGTGGCGTGCAACGTCATGACGCCGCTTGAGAAGCTCGGCCCGCATTCGGCCGGGGAAGAATACCCCTTCATCCCGCTCTCGGCGGGCATGCCCTCGCATGTCCCGTCGCGGGTGCACGTGATCGAGTTCAACGACCTGGAAGCCGTCGAGCGGTGCTTCAGGAATTTCGAGGTCGCCTGCCTCGTCACCGAGCCGATCCTCCAGAACATCGGCATCGTCAAGCCCCAGCCCGGCTACCTGCAGGGGCTCCGCGCCCTCTGCGATCGTTACGGGGTCGTCCTGGTCCTGGACGAGGTGAAGACCGGATTCAGGCACGCGCTGGGGGGATATCAGTCGCTGGCCGGCGTCCGCCCCGACCTCTCCACGTTCGGGAAAGCCATAGCCAACGGCTACCCGATGGGAGCCATCGGCGGCAAGGCCGAGATCATGGACCTGTTCAACCATCCCGAGGCCGACCGTCGCGTCCTCATCGCCGGGACGTTCAACGGCCACCCGACCCCGGTCGCCGCCGCGATCGCCACGATGGAGATCCTTCATCGCGACCAGGCCACCCTGTATCCCAGGCTGGAAGCTCTTGGCGCCCGGATGCAGCAAGGTCTGGAAGGCCTGTTCGCCCGCCATGGCATCCCGATCACAGTCAGCCGGCAGGGATCTGCCTTCTGCGTCTACTTCATGGATCACGCCCCCCAGAATTGGTTCGACCTGGCGTCGAATCACGACATGGCCCGTGATGTTCGTTATCGGAAAGCCTTGATCGCACGCGGCATCTATCACTTCCCCTTGCCCACCAAGCAAGGGAGCATCTCCACGGCGCATACAGAGGCGGACATC
- a CDS encoding MFS transporter, translated as MTSAADLEEKEDPLVQGEPADAAPSKVRHAVLFWLCVATTIAYIDRGCLSVAEKLIRTDLGLTESQMGWVMSAFFLSYALFQLPAARLDQAWGSRRALPVFAAIWSLATGLCGATNGAFLLLTARFSMGTAEAGIFPSSAGVLNRWYPTSRRAWVSGILASFQGVGGAIGAALTGIILVYLPWRWMFLLYAVPGFLWAIGFAVWFRNTPGEHSGVNWEELRLISEGASKGDRQVQGAISWRILLRNRAVLGLVFQQFFRAAAAIFYLSWFPTYLHETRGVGVFAAGVLTSLPHWTTMLGCLAGGWLSDLVLARTGSLRLSRQWVSAASMLTATALIGLAYPIADPQLAVLVLSLGAFFAALAGPCAYALTMDLGGQNTPQVFGIMNTAGAVGSILFPIIVPKLVVITGSWNAVLTFFAAIHLVAAACWLLFDADRDTI; from the coding sequence ATGACGAGCGCCGCCGACCTTGAGGAGAAAGAAGATCCTCTCGTCCAAGGCGAACCCGCCGATGCTGCGCCGTCGAAGGTCCGCCATGCCGTCCTCTTCTGGCTCTGCGTGGCCACGACCATCGCCTATATCGATCGCGGCTGCCTGAGTGTTGCCGAGAAGCTGATCCGGACAGATCTCGGGCTGACCGAGTCGCAGATGGGCTGGGTGATGAGCGCGTTCTTCCTGTCTTACGCGCTCTTCCAACTTCCGGCCGCCAGGCTCGACCAGGCCTGGGGCTCCAGGCGAGCCCTCCCCGTGTTCGCCGCCATCTGGTCGCTGGCCACCGGCCTGTGTGGCGCCACAAATGGGGCCTTCCTGCTTCTAACGGCCCGATTCTCGATGGGGACCGCCGAGGCGGGCATCTTTCCCTCCTCGGCCGGCGTGCTCAATCGGTGGTACCCGACGTCGAGGAGGGCGTGGGTGAGCGGGATCCTGGCCAGCTTCCAGGGCGTCGGCGGGGCAATCGGGGCTGCGCTGACGGGCATCATCCTCGTCTATCTCCCCTGGCGCTGGATGTTTCTACTCTATGCGGTGCCGGGATTCCTCTGGGCGATCGGGTTTGCAGTCTGGTTCCGCAACACCCCAGGTGAGCATTCCGGAGTCAATTGGGAAGAACTCCGCTTGATCTCGGAAGGGGCTTCCAAGGGCGACCGCCAGGTCCAGGGCGCGATCTCCTGGCGTATCTTGCTGAGAAATCGTGCGGTGCTCGGCCTGGTCTTCCAGCAATTCTTCCGCGCGGCCGCTGCCATCTTCTATCTGAGCTGGTTCCCGACCTATTTGCACGAGACCAGGGGCGTGGGAGTTTTTGCGGCGGGGGTCCTCACCAGCCTCCCGCACTGGACGACCATGCTCGGCTGCCTGGCCGGGGGCTGGCTTTCGGATCTCGTCCTGGCCAGGACCGGCAGCCTCAGGCTCTCTCGACAGTGGGTTTCCGCGGCGTCGATGCTGACGGCGACGGCCCTGATTGGCCTGGCCTACCCGATCGCCGATCCCCAACTGGCCGTCCTGGTCCTGAGCCTCGGGGCTTTCTTTGCGGCGTTGGCAGGCCCCTGCGCCTACGCTCTGACGATGGACCTGGGAGGGCAGAATACCCCGCAAGTCTTCGGCATCATGAATACGGCGGGGGCCGTCGGGTCGATCCTCTTCCCCATCATCGTCCCTAAGCTCGTCGTGATCACAGGGTCTTGGAATGCCGTCCTCACGTTCTTCGCCGCGATCCACCTGGTAGCCGCGGCCTGCTGGCTCCTCTTTGACGCCGACCGCGACACTATCTGA
- a CDS encoding DUF1501 domain-containing protein: MHNPLHQGGSHCVGGHRRRFLADMGMGFTGLALGAMLQRDGVSLASEGVWTPPDGRPNFAPKAKSVIWLFMNGGVSHMETFDPKPELNKYAGKTIAETPYQGTQDPKKLALARVVVVNDANGQSRNQLFPLQVGFKKYGQSGTEVSDWLPHIGGCVDDIAVVRSMYTTDNNHGAQTQFHSGRHMLDGEFPNLGAWAHYGLGSLNDNLPQYISMGVREYWNKTDGNYLGPAHDAIPLRIDPANPLDFGRPELDISDAEQRLGFGLVDRLDRLRSVEYPDDPTLNARIKAYELAYRMQGSLPEVINFNDETEETKSLYGLDDPKTKDFGSQMLSCRRLVERGVRFIQVQDGGGGAGAWDAHGALKANHTENCRRIDKPIAGLLTDLKRRGMLDDTIVVFGTEFGRTPGSQGSDGRDHHIYGFSVWMAGGGIKGGVVHGATDEIGFHAEEHRHYVTDIHATILHLLGLDSRKLEIPGRKRLEIDHGSPIRQIMA, translated from the coding sequence ATGCACAACCCCCTTCATCAAGGCGGATCCCACTGCGTGGGCGGCCACAGGCGTCGCTTCCTCGCCGACATGGGGATGGGCTTCACCGGGCTCGCCCTGGGGGCCATGCTCCAGCGTGACGGGGTTTCCCTCGCGTCCGAAGGGGTCTGGACGCCGCCCGACGGCCGACCCAATTTCGCCCCCAAGGCAAAGTCGGTAATCTGGCTCTTCATGAATGGCGGCGTCAGCCACATGGAGACGTTCGATCCCAAGCCCGAACTGAACAAGTACGCGGGCAAGACAATCGCCGAGACTCCCTACCAGGGGACGCAGGACCCGAAGAAGCTCGCACTCGCACGCGTCGTGGTCGTCAACGACGCCAACGGTCAATCTCGCAATCAGCTCTTCCCGCTCCAGGTCGGCTTCAAGAAGTACGGTCAGAGCGGGACAGAGGTCAGCGACTGGTTGCCGCACATCGGCGGATGCGTCGACGACATCGCTGTCGTCCGGTCGATGTACACGACCGACAATAACCACGGCGCGCAGACCCAATTCCACTCCGGCCGCCACATGCTTGACGGCGAGTTCCCCAACCTCGGGGCTTGGGCTCACTACGGGCTGGGCTCGCTCAACGACAATCTCCCCCAGTATATTTCGATGGGCGTCCGCGAGTACTGGAACAAGACCGACGGCAATTACCTGGGTCCGGCGCACGACGCGATCCCGCTGCGGATTGACCCCGCCAACCCGCTCGATTTCGGCCGACCCGAGCTGGATATTTCCGATGCCGAGCAGCGACTCGGCTTCGGCCTCGTCGACCGCCTGGATCGCCTCCGATCCGTCGAGTATCCCGACGACCCAACGCTGAATGCGCGGATCAAGGCCTATGAGCTGGCCTATCGGATGCAGGGCTCGCTCCCCGAGGTGATCAATTTCAACGACGAGACCGAGGAAACTAAGTCCCTCTACGGGCTCGACGACCCTAAGACCAAAGACTTCGGTTCGCAGATGTTATCCTGCCGCCGGCTGGTCGAGCGCGGGGTCCGGTTCATCCAGGTGCAGGACGGCGGCGGCGGTGCCGGGGCCTGGGATGCCCACGGCGCGCTGAAGGCCAACCACACCGAGAACTGCCGACGGATCGACAAGCCGATTGCCGGCCTGCTGACCGACCTGAAGCGCCGAGGGATGCTCGACGACACGATCGTCGTCTTCGGGACCGAGTTCGGTCGGACCCCGGGCTCCCAGGGGAGCGACGGCCGCGACCATCATATCTACGGGTTCTCCGTCTGGATGGCCGGCGGCGGGATCAAAGGGGGCGTCGTTCACGGTGCGACCGACGAGATCGGCTTCCATGCCGAAGAACACCGTCACTACGTCACCGATATCCACGCGACCATTCTCCACCTCCTGGGCCTGGACAGCCGCAAGCTGGAGATCCCCGGTCGCAAACGACTTGAGATCGATCACGGATCGCCCATCCGCCAGATCATGGCATGA
- a CDS encoding PSD1 and planctomycete cytochrome C domain-containing protein, with translation MRTPLSPLLAVCCALAANPAPAAEPVDYVKQIKPILSARCYACHGALQQKSNLRTDTVKALLEGGDGGPAIEPGKSGESPLVELIREKGEGRMPPPSEGETFNAEQIALIEAWIDQGAIAPPNESPEPDPRDHWAFRAPIRPPVPMLDSGRPGNPIDAFLSAAMKAKGISAQPPASKGLVQRRLYLDLVGVPPTAEEQASFQADESPVAYDAMVDRLLASKGYAERWGRHWMDIWRYSDWWGLGAELRNSQKHIWHWRDWIIESLEVDKGYDRMIREMLAADELAPGNSEQLRATGFLARNYFKFNRNTWLEEVVEHTGKAFLGLTFNCAKCHDHKYDPISHKDYYRFRAFFEPYQVRTDQVPGQLDFEKGGIPRAFDANLDAPTYRFERGNEAQPLKDQPLKPAIPALLSWADLDIKSVSLPAEASRPGLRPFVLDDQLKAANERIGAARAALLKANEQLAAAEVIAAGGTPASGESPVIYRDDFASPRPGDWETMSGTWDYKDGKLLQSDPGGIRSALRAKSNHPADFCANLRFTIKGGDPWRSVGLSFDSADGREVLVYVSAHEGGPKLQISYKQAGNDTYPPAGGQARPIKIDVPYELTVRVQGTLVNVAINGEHAMAYRLPIERGAGAISLVTFAAKAEFRSLELASLPPGTKLVEGDPSQPQGKTPIEQAKAGVVLAERALAVVLTQPDSLQARAAADRARHRLPPADDAKALAIKATHAERLELLAKAEENLAKIDLQGDLKLKDAEAYKKQLEAATTALAEARKASETEGEDFTPLRGAIKAAESPTDTGFTGLVTFPTTSTGRRTALANWLTDRKNPLTARVAVNQIWAHHFGKPLVSTVFDFGRKGAPPTHPELLDWLAVDFMENGWSMKRLHRMIVLSDAYRRSSSSVGADSATLKADPENVFYWRMNPVRMEAQVVRDSLLSLAGELSQESGGPPIPQTDETSSRRSLYFVHSHNDHNKFLSTFDDASVQDCYRRGESVVPAQALALWNSRLAQTMAAKINAKLKARLGDVSDAKFADEAFRLILATPPTADELSACEVTLADLKARLESRGAAEPGRRAREILVQSLFNHNDFITIR, from the coding sequence ATGCGCACCCCCCTTTCCCCCTTGCTGGCCGTCTGCTGTGCGCTCGCTGCGAACCCGGCGCCGGCGGCTGAGCCCGTCGATTATGTTAAGCAGATCAAGCCGATCCTCTCGGCCAGGTGCTACGCCTGCCACGGCGCCCTTCAGCAGAAGAGCAATCTCCGCACCGACACCGTGAAGGCCCTGCTCGAAGGCGGCGACGGCGGGCCCGCGATCGAGCCCGGAAAGAGCGGCGAGAGCCCGCTGGTCGAGCTGATCCGCGAGAAGGGCGAGGGGCGAATGCCCCCTCCCAGTGAGGGCGAGACCTTCAACGCCGAGCAAATCGCGCTGATTGAGGCGTGGATTGACCAGGGAGCCATCGCGCCGCCCAACGAATCCCCGGAGCCCGACCCGCGCGACCACTGGGCCTTCCGGGCTCCGATCCGACCGCCGGTGCCAATGCTTGACAGCGGCCGGCCCGGAAACCCGATCGACGCCTTCCTGTCCGCCGCCATGAAAGCGAAGGGGATAAGTGCGCAACCCCCCGCGTCCAAGGGCCTGGTGCAACGGCGGCTGTATCTCGATCTGGTCGGCGTGCCTCCCACGGCCGAGGAGCAAGCCAGCTTCCAGGCCGATGAGTCTCCCGTCGCGTATGACGCGATGGTCGACCGGCTACTCGCCAGCAAGGGGTACGCCGAGCGCTGGGGGCGTCACTGGATGGACATCTGGCGATACAGCGATTGGTGGGGCCTGGGTGCGGAGTTACGCAACAGCCAGAAACATATTTGGCACTGGCGAGATTGGATCATCGAGTCGCTGGAGGTCGACAAGGGCTACGACCGGATGATCCGCGAGATGCTGGCCGCCGATGAGCTGGCCCCTGGCAACTCGGAGCAACTCCGGGCCACCGGGTTCCTCGCCCGCAACTACTTCAAGTTCAACCGCAATACCTGGCTCGAAGAGGTTGTCGAGCATACCGGCAAAGCCTTCCTGGGTCTGACGTTCAACTGCGCCAAGTGTCACGATCATAAGTATGACCCGATCAGCCACAAGGACTACTACCGCTTCCGCGCCTTCTTCGAGCCGTACCAGGTGCGGACGGATCAGGTCCCCGGTCAGCTCGATTTCGAGAAGGGGGGCATCCCGCGTGCCTTCGACGCCAACCTCGACGCGCCAACCTATCGCTTCGAGCGGGGAAACGAAGCCCAGCCGCTGAAGGATCAGCCGCTCAAGCCGGCGATTCCTGCGCTGCTGTCCTGGGCCGATCTGGACATCAAGTCCGTGTCACTCCCGGCGGAAGCGTCGCGACCGGGATTGCGCCCCTTCGTGCTGGATGACCAGCTCAAGGCCGCGAACGAACGGATCGGGGCGGCACGAGCCGCGTTATTGAAGGCGAACGAGCAACTGGCCGCGGCCGAGGTCATCGCGGCTGGGGGCACACCGGCGTCCGGCGAAAGCCCTGTCATCTACCGGGACGACTTCGCCTCGCCACGCCCCGGAGACTGGGAGACGATGTCCGGGACGTGGGACTACAAGGACGGCAAGCTCCTCCAGTCCGACCCCGGCGGGATTCGCTCTGCTCTTCGGGCTAAGTCGAATCACCCGGCCGACTTCTGCGCGAACTTGAGATTCACGATCAAGGGGGGCGACCCCTGGCGCTCGGTGGGGCTGAGCTTCGATTCGGCCGACGGACGCGAGGTCCTCGTCTACGTCAGCGCCCACGAAGGCGGGCCCAAGCTCCAGATCTCTTACAAACAAGCCGGCAATGACACCTACCCCCCGGCAGGCGGCCAAGCCAGGCCGATCAAGATCGACGTGCCGTATGAGCTGACTGTCCGGGTCCAGGGGACCCTGGTGAATGTCGCGATCAACGGCGAGCACGCGATGGCGTATCGCTTGCCCATCGAGCGGGGTGCCGGGGCGATTTCACTCGTCACGTTCGCGGCAAAGGCGGAATTCCGCTCGCTGGAGCTAGCGTCGCTTCCCCCCGGAACAAAGCTCGTTGAGGGCGATCCGTCCCAGCCGCAGGGAAAGACGCCGATTGAGCAAGCCAAGGCCGGAGTCGTGCTCGCCGAGCGGGCACTCGCGGTTGTTCTGACCCAGCCGGATTCCTTGCAGGCGCGTGCCGCAGCCGATCGGGCGCGTCATCGACTGCCGCCGGCCGACGACGCGAAGGCACTGGCCATCAAGGCGACACATGCCGAGCGACTGGAATTGCTGGCCAAGGCCGAGGAAAACCTCGCAAAAATTGACTTGCAGGGGGACCTCAAGCTCAAGGATGCGGAGGCCTACAAGAAACAGCTCGAGGCCGCCACGACGGCTTTGGCCGAGGCCCGCAAGGCATCCGAGACCGAGGGCGAGGACTTCACCCCGCTCCGCGGCGCGATCAAGGCGGCCGAGTCTCCCACGGACACAGGATTTACAGGCCTCGTCACCTTCCCCACGACAAGCACAGGCCGGCGCACCGCGCTGGCGAACTGGCTGACCGACCGGAAAAATCCCCTGACGGCCCGCGTGGCTGTCAACCAGATCTGGGCCCATCACTTCGGCAAGCCGCTGGTGTCGACCGTCTTCGACTTCGGCCGCAAAGGTGCGCCGCCGACCCACCCCGAGTTGCTCGACTGGCTGGCGGTCGACTTCATGGAGAACGGCTGGAGCATGAAGCGGCTCCATCGGATGATCGTCCTGTCCGACGCCTATCGCCGCAGCTCGTCGAGCGTCGGCGCCGACTCCGCTACGTTGAAGGCCGACCCTGAGAACGTCTTCTACTGGAGGATGAACCCGGTCCGGATGGAGGCCCAAGTCGTCCGCGACAGCCTGCTGTCTCTAGCCGGCGAACTCTCCCAGGAATCAGGCGGCCCTCCAATTCCGCAGACGGATGAGACGTCATCCAGGCGCAGCCTGTATTTCGTCCATTCGCATAATGATCACAACAAGTTCCTCTCCACCTTCGACGACGCCAGCGTGCAGGACTGCTACCGTCGGGGCGAGAGCGTCGTCCCCGCGCAGGCGCTAGCACTCTGGAACAGCCGCCTTGCGCAGACCATGGCCGCGAAAATCAACGCAAAATTGAAGGCCCGGCTCGGGGACGTGTCGGACGCGAAATTTGCCGACGAGGCCTTCAGACTGATCCTGGCGACTCCGCCGACCGCCGACGAGCTCTCGGCGTGCGAGGTGACCCTAGCCGATCTGAAGGCCCGGCTGGAATCGCGCGGGGCGGCCGAGCCGGGCCGTCGGGCCCGCGAGATCCTCGTGCAGTCGCTGTTCAATCACAACGACTTCATCACCATCCGATGA
- a CDS encoding DUF1559 domain-containing protein, whose amino-acid sequence MIRQRIRGFTLIELLVVISIIAVLIALLLPAVQSAREAARRAQCINNLKQLGLGMHNYHSAVNSLPPGKSDCCWGTWMTFVLPYLEQQNLQNSYNFSFSPSYNAGSASYYFGEIQTTVTNRRIGSMTCPSDSPNAPFNNVTSHSYAVNYGNTAMEQQAELNGIRHGGAPFGSIYSKPGAFSFADIADGLSSTLLASEVIMGQGTDLRGFTWWGDAAGFSTYLPPNSPSPDVIYSADYCKSGYLRNPPCIVGDSVAQPRMLASRGRHPGGVNSLFADGSVKFIKNTINNVTWMSISTTRGGEVISSDAY is encoded by the coding sequence ATGATCAGACAGCGGATCCGAGGGTTTACTCTGATCGAGTTGCTCGTCGTCATCTCTATCATCGCGGTGCTAATCGCCCTTCTTTTGCCCGCGGTTCAGTCGGCGCGCGAGGCCGCCAGGCGAGCCCAGTGCATCAATAATCTGAAACAACTCGGTCTGGGCATGCACAATTATCACTCCGCGGTCAACTCGCTCCCCCCGGGCAAGAGCGACTGCTGCTGGGGAACCTGGATGACCTTCGTGCTGCCGTATCTCGAGCAGCAGAACCTCCAGAATAGCTATAATTTTTCGTTCTCCCCGAGCTATAACGCCGGATCGGCCAGCTACTATTTCGGTGAGATCCAGACCACGGTCACCAATCGCCGGATCGGATCGATGACCTGCCCGAGCGACTCGCCGAATGCACCCTTCAACAATGTGACGTCCCACAGCTATGCGGTAAATTACGGCAACACCGCGATGGAACAGCAGGCCGAGTTGAATGGAATCCGTCACGGCGGCGCCCCATTCGGCAGCATCTACAGCAAGCCTGGCGCGTTTAGCTTCGCCGATATTGCCGACGGCCTGAGCAGCACGCTCCTGGCCTCGGAGGTGATCATGGGTCAAGGGACAGACCTCCGCGGGTTCACCTGGTGGGGCGACGCCGCCGGCTTCTCAACCTATCTCCCCCCAAATAGCCCGTCCCCGGACGTCATCTATTCGGCCGATTATTGCAAGAGCGGCTATCTGCGTAATCCCCCGTGCATCGTCGGCGATTCCGTCGCCCAGCCTCGTATGCTCGCCTCGCGCGGTCGCCACCCCGGTGGCGTGAACTCGCTGTTCGCCGACGGCAGCGTGAAGTTCATTAAGAACACCATCAACAATGTCACCTGGATGAGCATCAGCACGACCAGGGGGGGCGAGGTCATCAGCAGCGACGCTTACTGA
- a CDS encoding LacI family DNA-binding transcriptional regulator, producing MSVTMRDVAKRAGVSLQSVSNVLNGRTSQMREETRDRIQQSIRDLNYQPNLQARALRLNCTNTVAFLTIDPADRFLSDPFHIAILSGMVGALRRRDFGLMVQGFHPDQVDGVFRRLMRQRRFDGAVVHLSGSPDRRSASIAELIGTGVPFVLIEDHVNSPTAACVLADDGGGAAAAVAFLQAGGHTRIGFLTTDRHWPAVEKRSAGYESAIRAGGGLWSKVWEVERETVDGARERVASILRDEPAVTAILCANDVLALGAVQAARQAGRKVPTGMAIIGFDDFDFAQYVDPPLTTVALPGLEMGARAAELLLAYIEEGNFETPEVIFPTTLICRGSA from the coding sequence ATGAGCGTGACAATGCGTGACGTGGCAAAACGGGCGGGCGTCTCGCTCCAGAGCGTCTCGAACGTCCTGAATGGCCGGACCTCGCAGATGCGGGAGGAGACCCGTGATCGCATCCAGCAATCTATCCGAGACCTGAACTATCAGCCCAATCTCCAGGCTCGCGCGCTGAGGCTGAATTGCACGAATACCGTGGCCTTCCTCACCATCGATCCGGCCGATCGCTTCCTCTCCGACCCGTTTCACATCGCCATCCTTAGCGGGATGGTCGGCGCGCTGCGGCGGCGGGATTTTGGGTTGATGGTCCAGGGGTTTCACCCCGACCAGGTCGACGGGGTCTTCCGACGCCTGATGCGTCAGCGGCGGTTCGACGGTGCGGTCGTGCATCTCTCGGGCTCGCCTGACCGGAGGTCGGCCTCCATCGCGGAACTCATCGGGACGGGTGTCCCCTTCGTCCTCATTGAGGACCACGTCAACTCGCCTACGGCCGCTTGCGTCCTGGCCGACGACGGGGGCGGGGCCGCTGCCGCAGTCGCTTTCCTCCAGGCTGGAGGTCACACCCGGATTGGATTTCTGACGACCGACCGCCACTGGCCCGCCGTTGAGAAGCGCTCCGCAGGCTACGAATCGGCCATCCGCGCCGGCGGGGGCTTGTGGAGCAAAGTCTGGGAAGTCGAGCGAGAGACTGTCGATGGCGCACGCGAGCGGGTCGCGTCGATCCTGCGAGACGAGCCGGCCGTCACCGCCATCCTCTGCGCCAACGACGTGCTCGCCCTCGGCGCTGTCCAGGCCGCGAGGCAGGCAGGCCGCAAGGTCCCGACCGGTATGGCCATCATCGGTTTTGACGACTTCGACTTCGCGCAATATGTTGACCCGCCGCTGACGACTGTGGCCTTGCCAGGGCTGGAGATGGGCGCGCGAGCCGCCGAACTACTCCTCGCCTACATCGAGGAGGGGAATTTCGAAACTCCCGAGGTCATCTTTCCCACAACCTTGATCTGCCGCGGGAGCGCCTGA
- a CDS encoding IS3 family transposase (programmed frameshift): MKKSKFTVEQITFALRQAEAGLGVDETCRKLGVSQATFFRWKAKYGELGTPEVRRLRLLEEENQKLKQLVADLSLDKKMLQDVLAKKILSPPQRRAVVADLTVRFGVSVRRACQVVGYPRSTYHYRRTRDAQEPLRLRLRELATSRVRYGYRRLHILLEREGWAINVKRVDRLYGLERLTLRRKAPRRRVSSRHRDDRPAIEAANQAWAMDFMSDALSDGGKLRVLTVLDLFTREAVAMRVAPRFTSGQVAEVMAEVSSTRGAPREPRVDNGPEFTGKMLDLWAHLNGVTLDFSRPGKPTDNAFIESFNGRVREECLNQTDFTSLEDARERVESWRVDYNEVRPHGALGNLAPRDFAALKASDLNASSDRKALV, translated from the exons ATGAAGAAGTCGAAGTTCACCGTCGAGCAGATCACCTTCGCCCTGAGGCAGGCCGAGGCCGGCCTGGGGGTCGATGAGACCTGTCGCAAGCTGGGCGTCAGCCAGGCCACCTTCTTCCGCTGGAAGGCCAAGTACGGCGAGCTGGGCACCCCCGAGGTTAGGCGGCTCCGCCTGCTCGAGGAGGAGAACCAGAAGCTCAAGCAGCTGGTCGCCGACCTGAGCCTCGACAAGAAGATGCTCCAGGACGTCCTGGCAA AAAAAATCCTGAGCCCGCCGCAGCGACGGGCGGTCGTAGCGGACCTGACCGTCCGCTTCGGCGTCAGCGTGCGGCGGGCCTGCCAGGTCGTCGGTTACCCGCGGTCGACGTATCACTACCGGAGGACCCGCGACGCCCAGGAGCCCCTCCGGCTGCGGCTGCGCGAGCTGGCCACCAGCCGCGTCCGATACGGCTACCGCCGGCTGCACATCCTGCTCGAACGCGAGGGCTGGGCCATCAACGTCAAGCGGGTCGATCGCCTCTACGGCCTGGAGCGATTGACGTTGCGGCGGAAGGCCCCGAGGCGACGGGTGAGCTCTCGCCATCGCGACGACCGGCCGGCCATCGAGGCGGCCAACCAGGCCTGGGCGATGGACTTCATGAGTGACGCACTCTCGGATGGCGGCAAGCTCCGCGTCCTGACGGTGCTCGACCTGTTCACCCGCGAGGCGGTGGCCATGCGAGTGGCCCCGCGGTTCACCTCCGGGCAGGTCGCCGAGGTGATGGCGGAGGTCTCCTCGACCCGAGGGGCGCCGCGTGAGCCTCGTGTGGACAACGGCCCGGAGTTCACCGGCAAGATGCTCGACCTGTGGGCCCATCTGAACGGCGTGACGCTGGATTTCAGCCGCCCCGGCAAGCCGACGGACAACGCGTTCATCGAGTCCTTCAATGGGCGTGTGCGCGAGGAGTGTCTCAATCAGACCGACTTCACCAGCCTGGAGGACGCCCGGGAGCGGGTGGAATCGTGGCGGGTCGACTACAATGAAGTCCGCCCGCACGGCGCCCTGGGGAACCTGGCCCCGAGGGATTTCGCCGCATTGAAGGCCAGTGATCTGAACGCCTCGTCCGACCGAAAAGCTCTCGTTTAG